A DNA window from Halorubrum sp. DM2 contains the following coding sequences:
- the gltB gene encoding glutamate synthase large subunit, whose protein sequence is MTKSRSTTRGVRDSESSGQEGLAAPTDDRSNCGIGGVVDLDADPTHEAVSDAITLLENLEHRGTTGAEENTGDGAGIMVARPDEFFREVVDADLPEEYAVGSVFMPPEPSVQAEIHDVIAEVCAVYGLEVLAWRSVPTDNADLGATALESEPEVSQVFVAPVEGAGLAQRFTTDETRPDDADPDLLGFDRALYAARREIENEVSDVDGAGRFYVCSLDRQRVVYKGLLKGSQLADYYPDLTDERFASHVALVHARFSTNTLGAWHLAHPYRNIVHNGEFNTIRGNVNWMRARENDLEHPAFGAELDTIKPVIDDPNQSDTASVDNALELLLQTDRDLPHALRMLIPEAFRGDDLMDDDRADFYDYHASLVEPWDGPALVIGFDGERVAGVLDRNGLRPCRYEVTTDDRLVVGSEVGALPTDPADVRRRGRLQPGEIFVADPETGRIVPDDEVFEDLTDDRYGEWVDRGQVDLGALTDESGVAAGVDGSDLDPDDSAVSDPDETEPTVRAHQAAFGYTTDSLNHLVEPMAAEGKDPVGSMGDDTPLSVLADIDRPLFTYFKQLFAQVSNPPIDYIREELVTSLETRIGDQRNLLAETPEHAEQIVADTPVLTDAETAALRDLPGPGERIPDDEDGDASGGPGFSSVTVDITYDREGSLVDAVSRVRGDAAAAIEDGADVVVLSDRAVGPDRLAVPSLLATGAVHHHLVRKGLRNRAGVVVESGEPHEVHHLATLVGYGADAVDPYLAYASIADVVAGPDGADEDEALAAYRHALEDGLLKTMAKMGISTMESYQGAQIFEAVGLASEFVAEYFEGTEIRTEGIGIEQIEDDLRTRHAMAFGADPELETTGEYEHRSTGVKHGWNPQTVGTLQQAVRGGDYEQYREFAELVNDQTEELQSLRGLLEFDSDRDPVPVESVESVESIVERFSTAAMSLGSISPEAHENNAIAMNRLGAKSNTGEGGEPPERFDTEKECTVKQVASGRFGVTAEYLANAEELQIKMAQGSKPGEGGHLPGEKVNEMIAHVRCSTPGVGLISPPPQHDIYSIEDLKQLIFDLKAASPDADVNVKLVSEAGIGTIAAGVAKANADVVHVSGHDGGTGASPKTSIKNAGLPWELGLAEANQMLRATGLRDRIRVSADGGLRTGRDVAVAAALGAEEYIFGTASLVTSGCVMARQCHENTCPVGVATQREDLRQRFPGQPDHVVNYMTFIAQELREIMAEQGYTELEEFIGRPELLTQRETDHEKAKHLDLSAVIAEPAGESRTKVREQAHTGIDDLLDWDLIDEAAPAIEDGAPVALTRDIRNVDRAVGATLSNRVVSEHGGEGLPDDTISCRFDGEAGQSFGAFLASGVTMELAGAANDYVGKGLSGGRITVETPAEAAYDPTENVVVGNVALYGATSGELYVNGVAGERFGVRNSGVRAVVEGVGDHGCEYMTGGVVAVLGDTGRNFAAGMSGGIAYVYDPDDRFDERVNRGMVSVSGSLDDADERMLRRLVENHRAYTDSERAADLLDDWDAALDDFVRVFPDAYADVIAEGIGDDVRDEPPAPAAVVPAGDADAAGQVSGDD, encoded by the coding sequence ATGACCAAGTCACGTAGTACCACCCGGGGCGTACGCGACTCGGAGTCTTCGGGTCAGGAGGGGCTGGCAGCGCCGACGGACGACCGATCGAACTGCGGTATCGGCGGCGTCGTCGACCTCGACGCCGACCCGACCCACGAGGCCGTCTCGGACGCGATTACGCTACTTGAGAACCTCGAACACCGCGGGACGACCGGCGCGGAAGAGAACACCGGCGACGGCGCGGGGATCATGGTCGCCCGGCCCGACGAATTCTTCCGCGAGGTCGTCGACGCCGACCTCCCGGAGGAGTACGCCGTCGGCTCCGTGTTCATGCCGCCGGAACCGAGCGTTCAGGCGGAGATCCACGACGTCATCGCCGAGGTGTGCGCCGTCTACGGGCTGGAGGTGCTGGCGTGGCGCTCGGTCCCGACCGACAACGCCGACCTCGGCGCGACGGCCCTCGAATCGGAACCGGAGGTGTCGCAGGTGTTCGTCGCCCCCGTCGAGGGCGCGGGGCTGGCCCAGCGGTTCACGACCGACGAAACCCGGCCGGACGACGCCGACCCGGACCTGCTCGGGTTCGACCGCGCGCTGTACGCCGCGCGACGCGAGATCGAAAACGAGGTGTCCGACGTCGACGGTGCCGGCCGCTTCTACGTCTGCTCGCTCGACCGCCAGCGCGTCGTCTACAAGGGACTCCTGAAGGGGTCACAGCTCGCGGACTACTACCCCGACCTGACCGACGAGCGGTTCGCGAGCCACGTCGCTCTCGTCCACGCGCGTTTCTCGACGAACACGCTCGGCGCGTGGCACCTCGCGCATCCGTACCGGAACATCGTCCACAACGGCGAGTTCAACACGATCCGCGGCAACGTCAACTGGATGCGAGCCCGCGAGAACGACCTCGAACACCCGGCGTTCGGGGCCGAACTCGACACGATCAAGCCGGTGATCGACGATCCGAACCAGTCGGACACCGCGAGCGTGGACAACGCGCTCGAACTCCTCCTCCAGACGGACCGCGACCTCCCGCACGCCCTCCGAATGTTGATCCCGGAGGCGTTCCGCGGCGACGACCTGATGGACGACGACCGCGCGGACTTCTACGACTACCACGCCTCGCTCGTCGAGCCGTGGGACGGCCCCGCCCTCGTCATCGGCTTCGACGGCGAGCGCGTCGCTGGCGTCTTGGACCGCAACGGGCTCCGGCCGTGCCGCTACGAGGTGACGACCGACGACCGACTCGTCGTCGGCAGCGAGGTCGGCGCGCTCCCCACCGACCCCGCCGACGTGCGTCGGCGCGGGCGGCTCCAGCCCGGCGAGATCTTCGTCGCGGACCCGGAAACGGGCCGGATCGTCCCCGACGACGAGGTGTTCGAGGACCTCACCGACGACCGGTACGGCGAGTGGGTCGACCGCGGGCAGGTCGACTTGGGCGCGCTCACCGACGAAAGCGGGGTTGCGGCCGGAGTCGACGGGAGCGACCTCGACCCGGACGACTCAGCGGTGAGCGACCCCGACGAGACCGAACCGACCGTCCGCGCCCACCAGGCCGCGTTCGGCTACACGACCGACTCGCTGAACCACCTCGTTGAGCCGATGGCGGCGGAGGGGAAGGACCCGGTCGGCTCGATGGGCGACGACACGCCGCTGTCGGTCCTCGCCGACATCGACCGCCCGCTTTTCACCTACTTCAAGCAGCTGTTCGCGCAGGTGTCGAACCCGCCGATCGACTACATCCGCGAGGAGCTCGTCACCTCGCTTGAGACCCGCATCGGGGACCAGCGCAACCTCCTCGCGGAGACGCCGGAACACGCGGAACAGATCGTCGCGGACACCCCGGTCCTGACGGACGCCGAGACCGCCGCCCTCCGCGACCTCCCGGGACCGGGCGAACGGATTCCGGACGACGAGGACGGGGACGCGTCCGGCGGTCCCGGGTTCTCGTCGGTCACGGTCGACATCACGTACGACCGCGAGGGGTCGCTCGTCGACGCCGTGAGCCGGGTCCGCGGGGACGCGGCGGCCGCCATCGAGGACGGCGCGGACGTCGTCGTGCTCTCCGACCGGGCCGTGGGCCCGGACCGGCTCGCGGTGCCGAGCCTGCTCGCGACCGGCGCGGTCCACCACCACCTCGTCCGCAAGGGCCTCCGCAACCGCGCGGGCGTCGTCGTCGAGTCCGGCGAGCCGCACGAGGTCCACCACCTCGCGACGCTCGTCGGCTACGGGGCGGACGCGGTCGACCCGTACCTCGCGTACGCCTCCATCGCCGACGTGGTCGCCGGCCCGGACGGGGCCGACGAGGACGAGGCGCTCGCGGCGTACCGCCACGCGCTGGAGGACGGCCTCCTGAAGACGATGGCGAAGATGGGCATTTCCACGATGGAGTCCTACCAGGGGGCCCAGATCTTCGAGGCGGTCGGACTCGCCTCGGAGTTCGTCGCCGAGTACTTCGAGGGGACGGAGATCCGGACCGAGGGGATCGGGATCGAGCAGATCGAAGACGACCTCCGCACCCGACACGCGATGGCGTTCGGTGCCGACCCCGAACTGGAGACGACCGGCGAGTACGAACACCGCTCGACCGGCGTGAAACACGGGTGGAACCCCCAGACCGTCGGCACGCTCCAGCAGGCGGTCCGCGGCGGCGACTACGAGCAGTACCGCGAGTTCGCGGAACTGGTCAACGACCAGACCGAGGAGCTGCAGTCGCTGCGCGGTCTCTTGGAGTTCGACTCCGACCGCGACCCGGTCCCGGTCGAGTCGGTCGAGTCGGTCGAGTCGATCGTCGAGCGCTTCTCGACGGCCGCGATGAGCCTCGGGAGCATCTCGCCGGAGGCCCACGAGAACAACGCCATCGCGATGAACCGACTGGGCGCGAAGTCGAACACCGGCGAGGGCGGCGAGCCGCCGGAGCGGTTCGACACCGAGAAGGAGTGTACCGTCAAGCAGGTCGCCTCCGGTCGGTTCGGCGTCACCGCGGAGTACCTCGCGAACGCGGAGGAGCTCCAGATCAAGATGGCGCAGGGGTCGAAGCCCGGCGAGGGCGGTCACCTCCCCGGCGAGAAGGTCAACGAGATGATCGCGCACGTCCGGTGTTCGACGCCCGGCGTCGGGCTCATCTCGCCGCCGCCCCAACACGACATCTACTCGATCGAGGACCTCAAACAGCTCATCTTCGATCTGAAGGCCGCGAGCCCGGACGCCGATGTCAACGTGAAACTCGTCTCCGAGGCCGGCATCGGCACCATCGCGGCCGGCGTCGCGAAGGCGAACGCCGACGTGGTCCACGTCTCCGGCCACGACGGCGGGACCGGCGCGTCGCCCAAGACGTCGATCAAGAACGCCGGGCTGCCGTGGGAACTGGGACTCGCGGAGGCGAACCAGATGCTGCGCGCCACCGGGCTGCGGGACCGGATCCGCGTGTCGGCCGACGGCGGGCTGCGGACCGGGCGCGACGTCGCGGTCGCGGCCGCGCTCGGGGCCGAGGAGTACATCTTCGGCACCGCGTCGCTCGTCACCTCGGGCTGTGTCATGGCCCGGCAGTGCCACGAGAACACCTGTCCGGTCGGCGTGGCCACCCAGCGCGAGGACCTCCGGCAGCGGTTCCCCGGCCAGCCGGACCACGTGGTCAACTACATGACGTTCATCGCGCAGGAGCTCCGGGAGATCATGGCCGAGCAGGGGTACACCGAACTGGAGGAGTTCATCGGTCGCCCCGAACTGCTCACCCAGCGCGAGACCGACCACGAGAAGGCGAAGCACCTCGACCTCTCGGCGGTGATCGCCGAACCCGCGGGCGAGTCCCGCACGAAGGTCCGCGAGCAGGCCCATACCGGCATCGACGACCTGCTGGACTGGGACCTCATCGACGAGGCCGCGCCCGCCATCGAGGACGGCGCGCCGGTCGCGCTCACCCGCGATATCCGCAACGTCGACCGCGCGGTCGGCGCGACGCTGTCGAACCGCGTCGTCTCGGAACACGGCGGCGAGGGGCTCCCGGACGACACGATCTCCTGCCGGTTCGACGGCGAGGCCGGCCAGAGCTTCGGCGCGTTCCTCGCGTCCGGGGTCACGATGGAACTCGCGGGTGCCGCCAACGACTACGTCGGCAAGGGGCTCTCCGGCGGTCGCATCACTGTCGAGACGCCCGCGGAGGCCGCCTACGACCCGACCGAGAACGTCGTCGTCGGAAACGTCGCGCTGTACGGTGCCACGTCGGGCGAACTGTACGTCAACGGCGTCGCCGGCGAGCGGTTCGGCGTCCGCAACTCCGGCGTCCGGGCGGTCGTCGAGGGCGTCGGCGACCACGGCTGCGAGTACATGACCGGCGGCGTCGTCGCCGTCCTCGGCGACACGGGTCGGAACTTCGCGGCCGGGATGTCGGGCGGTATCGCCTACGTGTACGACCCGGACGACCGGTTCGACGAGCGCGTGAACCGCGGCATGGTCTCGGTCTCCGGATCGCTCGACGACGCCGACGAGCGGATGCTCCGCCGGCTCGTCGAGAACCACCGCGCGTACACCGACAGCGAGCGCGCGGCCGACCTGCTCGACGACTGGGACGCCGCGCTCGACGACTTCGTCCGGGTCTTCCCCGACGCGTACGCCGACGTCATCGCCGAGGGGATCGGCGACGACGTGCGCGACGAGCCGCCCGCGCCGGCCGCGGTCGTCCCCGCCGGCGACGCGGACGCGGCCGGACAGGTCTCGGGCGACGACTGA
- a CDS encoding ABC transporter ATP-binding protein produces the protein MAADDRNAFEVYRDRVDRPLARLFREYGAAEAHWLVIGMVANVVARVAGLLPPVVLGVAIDAVFTGTGPYTLPIVPDVWLPTDDSAQFRFSVLLIFGSFFVTGVFTYIYGIAANNFAHGVMHEVRTDSFDQMQRLDMTFFDEKQTGEVMSVLNNDASNLEVFLDNALQNSARLGVMVVGIAGVLVYYNYELAAVTLAAIPLMVLFTIWFMRAVEPRYVAQRSVVGDLNTALENALSGVELVKTSNTEAYESERVEDASYSYFQRTMSILRLNFVYRPGMELLAGLAFAATFAVGGYWLENGAPGPFTTELTVGTFVTFVLLTQQFVAPLAEVSNIIDQYENAKASCERVFGLRDIPVRIEDADDAIELGGGRNDGGSRSDGGRTGGDGSGTSGDGRTRSDGRTPAEGGDHGGVAGAVEYDDVSFAYPENALMDPADADERVLRGVSFSADPGDTVALVGPTGAGKSTLLKLLLRLYDVTDGAIRVDGHDVRDVTVESLRSSVGYVAQDTTLFDGTIAENIRYGRFTRVDAGSDGNDSDRGDGDSGGDDEEAIRERVIEAAKAAEAHEFISSLPNGYETRIGEQGVKLSGGQRQRLAIARVVLQDPAILILDEATSAVDTETEMLIQRSLDRLAADRTTFVIAHRLSTVTDADTALVLEDGAVVERGSHEELLAEDGLYAKLWGVQAGEIDELPEEFVERARERHVERAVERATESEVDSETLE, from the coding sequence ATGGCCGCAGACGATCGCAACGCCTTCGAAGTGTATCGCGACCGGGTCGACCGGCCGCTCGCTCGGCTGTTCCGCGAGTACGGGGCGGCCGAGGCCCACTGGCTCGTGATCGGGATGGTCGCCAACGTCGTCGCCCGCGTCGCGGGGCTGCTCCCGCCGGTCGTCCTCGGGGTCGCCATCGACGCCGTCTTCACCGGCACCGGTCCCTACACGCTCCCGATCGTTCCCGACGTCTGGCTCCCGACCGATGACAGCGCGCAGTTCCGGTTCTCGGTGCTTCTCATTTTCGGGTCCTTCTTCGTGACGGGCGTGTTCACGTACATCTACGGCATCGCCGCGAACAACTTCGCCCACGGCGTGATGCACGAGGTCCGCACCGACTCCTTCGACCAGATGCAGCGGCTCGACATGACCTTCTTCGACGAGAAACAGACCGGAGAGGTCATGTCCGTACTCAACAACGACGCGTCGAACCTGGAGGTCTTCCTCGACAACGCCTTACAGAACTCCGCCCGGCTCGGCGTGATGGTGGTCGGCATCGCGGGCGTCCTCGTCTACTACAACTACGAACTCGCGGCCGTCACGCTCGCCGCCATTCCGCTGATGGTCCTCTTTACGATCTGGTTCATGCGCGCCGTCGAGCCGCGGTACGTCGCGCAGCGCTCGGTCGTCGGCGACCTCAACACCGCCCTCGAAAACGCGCTCTCCGGCGTCGAGCTGGTGAAGACCTCCAACACGGAGGCGTACGAGAGCGAGCGCGTCGAGGACGCCTCCTACTCGTACTTCCAGCGGACGATGTCGATCCTCCGGCTCAACTTCGTCTACCGACCCGGGATGGAGCTGCTCGCCGGGCTGGCGTTCGCCGCCACGTTCGCGGTCGGCGGGTACTGGCTGGAGAACGGCGCGCCCGGTCCGTTCACGACGGAGCTAACGGTTGGGACGTTCGTCACCTTCGTCCTCCTCACCCAGCAGTTCGTCGCCCCGCTCGCGGAGGTATCGAACATCATCGACCAGTACGAGAACGCGAAGGCCTCCTGCGAGCGCGTGTTCGGCCTGCGCGACATCCCGGTCCGCATCGAGGACGCGGACGACGCGATCGAACTCGGCGGCGGGCGGAACGACGGCGGATCGCGTAGCGACGGCGGCAGAACGGGCGGCGACGGCAGCGGAACGAGCGGCGACGGCCGGACGCGCAGCGACGGCCGAACGCCCGCCGAGGGAGGCGACCACGGCGGCGTCGCCGGGGCGGTGGAGTACGACGACGTCTCGTTCGCGTACCCCGAGAACGCCCTGATGGACCCCGCCGACGCCGACGAACGGGTCCTCCGCGGGGTCTCCTTTTCGGCCGATCCCGGCGACACCGTCGCCTTGGTCGGCCCGACCGGCGCGGGGAAATCGACGCTGCTCAAGCTCCTCCTCCGACTCTACGACGTGACCGACGGCGCGATCCGCGTCGACGGCCACGACGTCCGCGACGTGACCGTCGAGAGCCTCCGCTCGTCGGTCGGCTACGTCGCACAGGACACCACGCTGTTCGACGGCACCATCGCCGAGAACATCCGCTACGGTCGGTTCACGCGGGTCGATGCGGGCAGCGACGGGAACGACAGCGACCGCGGAGACGGCGACAGCGGAGGCGACGACGAGGAGGCGATCCGCGAGCGCGTGATCGAGGCCGCGAAGGCCGCGGAGGCCCACGAATTCATCTCGTCGCTGCCGAACGGCTACGAGACGCGGATCGGCGAACAGGGCGTGAAGCTCTCCGGCGGCCAGCGCCAGCGGCTCGCTATCGCCCGGGTCGTGCTTCAGGACCCCGCAATCTTGATCTTAGACGAGGCGACCTCGGCGGTCGACACGGAGACGGAGATGCTGATCCAGCGCTCGCTCGACCGGCTCGCGGCCGACCGCACCACCTTCGTCATCGCGCACCGGCTCTCGACGGTGACCGACGCCGACACCGCGCTCGTGTTAGAGGACGGGGCGGTCGTCGAGCGGGGGAGCCACGAGGAACTACTGGCCGAAGACGGGCTGTACGCGAAGCTCTGGGGCGTACAGGCCGGCGAGATAGACGAGTTGCCGGAGGAGTTCGTCGAGCGTGCCCGCGAGCGCCACGTCGAGCGCGCGGTCGAGCGGGCGACCGAGAGCGAAGTCGACTCCGAGACGCTGGAGTGA
- a CDS encoding SRPBCC family protein: protein MDELVVSTEVYADPEEVYAFLLDFPQYANYSEYLREVTTVSGDGGPGTQYALTFAWWKISYTARSEVTGVEPPERIDWEITKDIDAGGCWRVTPPEIGDGVDDPEDPSDADPNGNAPCEVALEVEFDPGSASSDALDLPRLVSFDWVLKKAIPLIRSEAERVVERAVQDLEGSTRDVDLDVYVDSNRI from the coding sequence GTGGACGAACTCGTCGTGAGTACGGAGGTGTACGCCGACCCCGAAGAGGTGTACGCGTTCCTGCTCGATTTCCCGCAGTACGCGAACTACTCGGAGTACCTCCGGGAGGTCACGACCGTCTCCGGTGACGGCGGTCCCGGCACCCAATACGCGCTCACCTTCGCGTGGTGGAAAATCTCCTACACCGCGCGCTCGGAGGTGACCGGCGTCGAGCCGCCGGAGCGGATCGACTGGGAGATCACGAAGGACATCGACGCCGGCGGCTGCTGGCGGGTGACGCCCCCTGAAATCGGTGACGGCGTCGACGACCCGGAAGACCCGAGCGACGCCGATCCGAACGGCAACGCCCCCTGCGAGGTCGCGCTCGAAGTCGAGTTCGACCCCGGCTCGGCCAGTTCCGACGCGCTTGATCTCCCGCGGCTGGTCTCGTTCGACTGGGTGCTGAAGAAGGCGATCCCGCTGATCAGAAGCGAGGCCGAACGCGTCGTCGAGCGCGCCGTCCAGGACTTGGAGGGGTCGACCCGCGACGTCGACCTCGACGTGTACGTGGACTCGAATCGGATCTGA
- a CDS encoding matrixin family metalloprotease encodes MRRTTVVLALAVLVALAGCGGLGSDTAGAPSPSIESVSAPESLGHDERGTVEATVRWEGLTGDGSAGDVSTGGDGSAGEDESAGEDRANATLDPVRVTVRVGDRTLRDENRSVPANGSMTVTAAIDAATLDPGDHEIAVTVGEASATRRITIEEARAATFAVSEIEAPESVAYGEDLTVAATVTNGGDVAGTQTVSVRYGSGATANRTVALDGGTETRLSVTFADVRLDGGSHRVVVATANRTRERAVTLTHPSPYGKTTLRLYVDDEAVDRNVSGVVAAATGYWERTDERYLGYPVTYERVSDEERADVILRFDRVERCGVEDGDARYFGCADLLVDESRTPMTATVEPNISDAEMNATIIHELGHVQGLEHGEEPADLMAPTSNLTTHRPVKVHLRAESGDVPRRVEDEVAAGLDYFADSEDIVGSDGFAWEFVDSAREAHVQITYDDRGNICFADGGGGSCTVEGEYYGQQDVRLEEIDDEVVAWHVGASFAPVLLEEVPPELMRDADRREREEWPE; translated from the coding sequence ATGCGCCGCACCACCGTCGTCCTCGCGCTCGCCGTGCTCGTCGCGCTCGCCGGCTGCGGCGGGCTGGGGAGCGACACCGCCGGAGCGCCGTCGCCGTCGATCGAGTCCGTCTCCGCGCCGGAGTCACTCGGTCACGACGAGCGCGGGACGGTCGAGGCGACCGTGCGGTGGGAGGGTCTCACGGGCGACGGTTCCGCGGGCGACGTTTCTACGGGCGGCGACGGATCCGCGGGCGAGGACGAGTCGGCGGGCGAGGACAGAGCGAACGCGACGCTCGACCCGGTGCGGGTTACGGTCCGGGTGGGCGACCGGACGCTGCGCGACGAGAACCGGTCCGTGCCGGCGAACGGGTCGATGACCGTGACGGCCGCGATCGACGCCGCGACGCTGGACCCGGGCGACCACGAGATCGCGGTGACGGTCGGCGAGGCGAGCGCGACCCGCCGGATCACGATCGAGGAGGCGCGGGCGGCGACGTTCGCCGTCTCGGAGATCGAGGCCCCGGAGAGCGTGGCGTACGGCGAGGATCTGACCGTCGCCGCGACCGTGACCAACGGCGGCGACGTGGCGGGCACCCAGACGGTCAGCGTCCGGTACGGGAGCGGGGCGACCGCGAACCGGACGGTCGCGCTCGACGGCGGCACGGAGACGCGGCTGTCCGTCACGTTCGCCGACGTGCGGCTGGACGGGGGGTCCCACCGGGTGGTCGTCGCGACCGCGAACCGGACGCGGGAGCGGGCCGTGACGCTGACTCACCCGAGTCCGTACGGGAAGACGACCCTCCGGCTCTACGTCGATGACGAGGCGGTCGACCGCAACGTCTCCGGCGTCGTCGCGGCCGCGACGGGCTACTGGGAGCGCACCGACGAGCGCTACCTCGGCTACCCGGTCACCTACGAGCGCGTGAGCGACGAGGAGCGGGCGGACGTAATCCTGCGGTTCGACCGCGTGGAGCGGTGCGGCGTCGAGGACGGCGACGCGCGCTACTTCGGCTGCGCGGACCTCCTCGTCGACGAGTCCCGGACGCCGATGACCGCGACCGTCGAGCCGAACATCTCGGACGCGGAGATGAACGCGACGATCATCCACGAACTCGGCCACGTCCAGGGCCTCGAACACGGCGAGGAGCCCGCCGACCTGATGGCCCCGACCAGCAACCTCACGACCCATCGGCCGGTGAAGGTCCACCTCCGCGCCGAGAGCGGCGACGTTCCGCGGCGCGTCGAGGACGAGGTCGCGGCGGGACTCGACTACTTCGCGGACAGCGAGGATATCGTCGGGAGCGACGGGTTCGCGTGGGAGTTCGTCGACAGCGCGCGCGAGGCGCACGTCCAGATCACCTACGACGACCGCGGGAACATCTGCTTCGCCGACGGCGGCGGCGGGTCCTGTACGGTTGAGGGCGAATACTACGGGCAGCAGGACGTGCGACTGGAGGAGATAGACGACGAGGTCGTCGCGTGGCACGTCGGCGCGTCGTTCGCCCCGGTGCTCTTGGAGGAGGTGCCCCCGGAGCTCATGCGCGACGCGGACCGACGGGAGCGGGAGGAGTGGCCGGAGTAG
- a CDS encoding PAS domain-containing protein, with translation MTLRRDVLAAIDADRGAFRSRFSALLDEHGLALASPPSHSDHPDDRSEREAVLVDRVRAFDDLPIGLTLTGPAYRDTPIVYVNRWFREWTGYALDDLRGRNPRLFQGPNPDPDARADFREALSTWSAVTVELRNRRRDGTPFANRVSLRPLSGDAGTITHWIAAQEPEPIDRSEDGSE, from the coding sequence GTGACGCTTCGACGCGACGTTCTCGCGGCGATCGACGCCGACCGCGGTGCCTTCCGATCTCGGTTCTCGGCGCTGCTCGACGAGCACGGACTTGCCCTCGCGTCCCCGCCCTCACACTCCGATCACCCCGACGACCGGTCGGAGCGAGAGGCGGTCCTCGTCGACCGCGTCCGGGCGTTCGACGACCTCCCGATCGGTCTCACGCTCACCGGGCCGGCGTACCGCGACACGCCCATCGTCTACGTCAACCGCTGGTTCCGCGAGTGGACCGGCTACGCGCTCGACGACCTCCGGGGGCGAAACCCGCGGCTGTTTCAGGGACCGAATCCCGACCCCGACGCTCGCGCGGACTTCCGCGAGGCGCTGTCGACGTGGTCGGCGGTCACCGTCGAACTCAGAAATCGACGCCGCGACGGCACCCCGTTCGCGAACCGCGTCTCGCTGCGGCCGCTGTCCGGCGACGCGGGGACGATCACGCACTGGATCGCCGCACAGGAACCGGAACCGATCGACCGGTCGGAAGACGGCTCCGAGTGA